AAAAACGTTTGTGGTTGAAGAAAAGTACCTAAGTAAATGCTGGCTTGTTGAAAATTTAAAAACGTCTCTCCATCTAGTTTGGCTTTTGCGCCATCATAGCGTAAACCTAGATCTTTTTTACGCCATTGATAACTCCCATCAACACTAATTTGATGTAAGGCTAAGTCAAAAGCATCAAACTCTTGGTAATCTTGTTCATTATAACGATATGAAGCCGCTAATTTCGCTTTATCATTGATTTTCCAAAGTCCGGTAACCGCTGCGGTTTTTTCCAAGCCGCTATCGCCTTGTGAAGAAACCTCATCAAGCTCATCAACACTCAGCGCAGAGTTACTGATAATACCTAAAGAAACCTCACCTTTAACACTTACTGGCTCTGACGTTGCCGCCGATAGTTGCATACTTATTGCACACGCTAAACTACTTAAAATATATTTCATCTCAATCACCTCAAATAAAAAAGCGCCAGGGTTGCTGGCGCGCTTAAAGCATTTTTTAAATTTATAATCCAATATCTAAGTTATTTACCAAGCTATTAGTGACTTCAGCTGCCGTTGCTGCAGCTAGCTCGGTGTTAATTTGCTCAGTAACAACATTGTTGATCTGGCTATTAACGTTTTCAGTGATTGCCGTTTGAGTATTTGAAGTGATGGCATCGGCAACATTAGCGGTCACCGTTTGCTCAATGACTTGCGTAGTTTGACCTGCAGCATCTAACGATACGATATTTTGCACATTACTTGATATTTGCTGAGATACTTGCGACGTGTTAGCAAATGAATTGGCGTTATCAATAGTAGGGTTTAGGGCCACATTTTCAGGTGTTATCATCGTTTCACTAGGTACAACTTCTTCAGTTTCTTCTGCTGTGCCATTTTCTGGTAAGGCTAACAAATTTGCACTTGTTGTTTGGCTAAGTGACTGACTCAAGCTTGATGCTGTATCTACTAAGGTATTGTTTACGACATTGCCTGAAAGTTGAGTGGCTACTGCTGAGCTGTTAACAAAAGAAGTAGCGCTATCAATATTTGGATTTAATGCGGCAAGTTCAGGTGTTGCTAACGCTTCGTTTGATGTGATTGCGTCAGACTCTTCTGGTACTTCACTTTCGGGTAACGTTGGAAATGCTATGCTTGTTACTTGATTAAGTGACTGAGCTAACGTTGCTGTCGCACCAGAGATAACACTGATATTTTCGCCAACATTATTTGATAGGCTATTGTTCAACTCACTATTGTTATCTAAAACGCCTGCAGTACTGATATTCGTTGCGTTACTCGAAGGCTGATCTTCATTTTCGTTCGGCGCAGACTCTGAAGCATTCGCTTCCTCACTGTTAGCCTTAGCTTGCGTATCGCTTTCAACTGAAGTATCAGATTGTGTCGACATTTGAGCTGAGTTATCAGAACTATCTACTTGCTGAGAAACTTTAGTTTCTTGGTTAACTTGGGTGTTTTGGCTAATTTCAATATCAGCGGCTTGCGCGATACTTACCCAACAACTCATACCACTTAATACCAATACTTGTGCAATTTTATTTAATTTAGTCATGTTTGCTTCCTCTAATGTCTGTTTATGTTAATGACACTGAGATAACGGCTAACGTGTGATATTTATTCCAAATTAATTTAAAAAATAGTTAAAACTAATTTTTTATTCATATATTTCAATAATTAAAAGTAAAAAATAAACCAATAAGATTTAAGAACTCAGTACCAGAAAGTATTCAACATTGAACCAGCCTTTTTAAGCTTTGATTGCTAGTTAGAAAACTTAACCAAACAAGGGGTGATGTGGTCGTTTTCATCGATGAAAACAGCAATTGTCACTCTTTTAGCTGACATTGAGGGTTTGTTGATATCAGAAGCTATATTCTTAAATGAATAACAATCTTCAAAGTAACGCAGGAGTAGTTATCAAAATGGTTAGGAACGACCAGTTAACCGAGTAAAATTTATTTTATTATTGAACGAAAAAAAGGCCTATATAGGCCTTTTTTAATTCAATTACTGTCAACCCATACTAGGACGGGTCAAACTATAATTAACAATCGTCATCTTCAGCGTCTACGCCTTCTTTAACTTCTTCACAAGCATCTTCAATGGCGTTACTTGCGTCTTTTTTCATTCCACCAAATTTATCGCTAACACTGGTTTTCATTTCATCTAACTTATGACCCGCATCGCTTGCCATTTCACTTACTTTTTCGCCAGCACCTTCAATCGCTTCACCAGCATCTTCTTTCATTTCACTTGCTTTTTCGCCCGCGGAATCAAGTGCGTTACCGGCATCTTTTTTCATTTCATTTAGTTTATCACCAGCATCTTTAGCCATATTGCCAGCACCTTTAACGGCTTCTTCAACTTTGTCACCTGCTTTTTCTGCATCTTTTTCACTACAAGCTGTTAAGCCAAACATTGCGACAAAGAAAATAAGTGTGGTTGATAATTTTTTAATAAAAGTCATGTGTTTTTCCCTAAATTTTTGGTGGTTTGTTTTACCACGAATTGTATTGATAATTAATGAGATAACCAACAATACAACGAAAATAAAAAATATAATTTTAGCAATACCCGCTGCTGCGCCAACGATACCACCAAAATCGAATATTACTGCAATAATAGCAACAACTAAAAAGTGAATGCCCAACTTAACATAATATATTTCTCAAATTAATAAGTTACAAACTACACATACATAAGCGTTTTTTGTACCAATATATGCTTTATTTATAACCTACTGAAAAATATTAACTAACGAGAGCTTCTCAATTTCATTATAGAACAGTAACTATATAAACAAGTGAAATATTTACCTACATAACTTGAATAAATGTTCAGATAGGCAATAAAAAAGGCCTATATAGGCCTTTTGATGTAATTATCGAATTAACGCTTAACAGTCTGTATCTTTAGCGTTTACACCTTCTTTTGCTTCTTCACAGGCATCTTCAATAGCATTGCCTGCATCAGTGGCCATATCGCCCATTTTATCACCTGCATCTTTCATAGCATTTCCAGCGTCATGTGCCATTTCATCTACTTTTTCACCCGCTGTTTCCGCTTTGTCGCCAGTACATGCGGCTAAACCTAATACCGCTACAAGTGTGATCATTGTTGTTGATAATTTTTTTATAAAAGTCATAATTTTTTCCTTAAATTTTTGGTGATTTACCACGGATGGCATTAGCGATTAATGAGATAACCAATAGTACAACGAAGATGAAGAATATAATTTTAGCAATACCTGCTGCTGTTCCTGCGATACCACCAAAACCAAATATTGCAGCAACGATCGCAACAACTAAAAATGTAAGTGCCCAGTTCAACATAGTATTCCCCTTGAATTAATTTAGTTTCAAACTACGTAGTACTTAATGCTTTATTCGTGCCAAACCTAACAAATAACTTAAGTCACTGTTAATAATCATTATTAATATAATTTAAAATTATTAGCTTTATAACTTTATATTATTCTATTGAAATTTTTACAGACAAGTTTGTATAACTTGCAGAGGTAGGAATCTCATCATGGTTGTTTTAATTAAAGTGGATCAGGGCTGTTGATGTGTTTTTACAACAAGATGATTATGCTGGTAGATAATGACTTTTTTATTTATTTGTATTGGTATAGTTAATATGGCATTAACAAACTAAATAGATAAAACCTTTATATAATCTATAAGTATCATCGCGACTTTACACTGATATTATAAAATTTTATTATCAATTCAGTGAATAAACCTAAAAAAAAGCCCATATAAAATGGGCTTGTTCTTACTGCATTGTGTCTTTCGTTGTTAATGACAAATTAAAAGTCGTATTTAAGCGTAATACTACTTGTTCTGCCATTAATCGTTCTTGCTCTGATAATATCATTCGCAGGAATGTTACCTTCTTCAGCTTCTGTTATACCTGTAGTGTCAAACAGATTATTAACATTTAAAGCAATGCTAAACGTGTCTGAAAGGTAATATTGAGCGAAGGCATTTACTTGCGTGTAGCCATCAAATTTAAGGATATCGTCTGCACTTTGATCACCACCATCTTGCGCATAAGCTTCTGAAGTACCTATTAAACTAAGACCCGCAGAGCCTTGCTCAAAGTTATAGCGAGTAGTAAGTGAATAAACAAAGTCAGCTTGTCTTCTTGGAGTATTTCCCACTGAAGCTGAGTTAACACCGTCTTTGGTGATTTCTGCATCAGTCCAAGTAACATTACCGCGAATGTCAAAATCACCAATGTAGTAAGCACTTTCTAACTCAAGACCATATGATTCATATACACGGTCAAAGAATTTTTGGCTTGTTGCTTCAAAATTTTGCTCTTGTGTTTCAGCAAAGAAAGCCGTCGCAAATACCGATAGTTTATCTTGGCGAAACTTAATGCCGGCTTCGAATTGGTCAACTTCATCAACAGCATCTTCATCGGCTACTGAGCCATCAGCTGCAATTTTACCGAAAGCTAAACGGTCAGCATTAGCGGTACCGCCATGGCTTAGTCGGCCAAAAACAGCTAAATCGTCATTTACAATGTAGTTAGCACCAATTGAGTAAGATGTGTAACTCCAATCATAATTAACAATAGAAGGCGCACTATTATTTACTGAAGATACGCTCATTTCAGGCACTGATATCTCGCCGTCTCTGTTCATGTCTATTTCAGATTGCACTGCACCAGCATATGTACCTGTGGCTTCACCACTGTCATGACGAACACTTGCATCGATAGTAAAATCGCCAAAAACTGAGTTAATGGCAATATAAGGTGCTGTTACATCATATTGAAGGTCGTAGTTACGTGTACAACAGTTGCCCCACGCTGGAACACCATAAGCAATTAAACCACTATCAGAAAAGCTTGTACCGTCAGCCGCTGCAACATTAACAAGTGCTGCGTTGTCGCCTTTCACTTCTGATAAATAAGAATTCCAAAGCCATGATTGCTCGATATTTTGTAATGACTTGTAATAACCAAAAGTGATGTTGGTATCACCAATAGTTTTTAAGATTTTTAAGTCATTAACCATAAAATCTAAGTTGCTCATTTCAACATCAAAGGTATGAATACGCATTAAGTTAGCGCCAGTATAAGCACTACCTTGTTGAGGCCCATTAGCATAAGTCAATTGCGCGCCTGTACCCGCTAAGCTATCAGCAAGTGTTTGGCTATCTTGAATGCTTTCAGGAAATGGCGAGGTAAAACTACCTTTCGTACTTGACGTTCTAAATCTGTTTTCAATCGACCAGTCATTACCTAAGTCAAATACAGCTTCTAAACCAACAGAGTCAACCGTTGGATTCATACCATCACGCATGTCTGCACGGCGAAGGTTGCCATTACCGTCAGTGCTCAATATTGAGGTGAAATATGCCGAATGAGGCGTATCAGATGAAGGGTCGAAACTACCCACTGACTTGCCATTTGAACTGGCTGGCATGGGTAAGTAAGCAATGGTTTTATCATCCAAATACTTGTAATAAAGTCTCACGTAACCTTTATCAAATTCTTTAGTAATGTTGGCTTTAATTTGTCCGCCTTTATTACCGGTATAACCCGCTTCTCTTGGTCCTTCACCTTGACGATAGAAACCACCAAGATGGAAATACATGCTGTCGTTTAGCTCGCCGCCAAACTCAAAATCGGTACGGGTATGATCATAATCTAAACCAATGGTTGTCGCTACGCTGCCAGAATCAGACTCACCTGTTTTACTGATGATATTAATGATGCCGCCTGGAGCATTTGTGGCGAGAGTAGAGGCTGAGCCACCACGAATTGATTCGATTGACGACATTGTACTATCAAGTCTAAGAAAAATATCGGCATTACCAAAAGCTATATCACCAAATTGTAAAATGGGTAATCCATCTTCTTGTAATTGTAGAAATTTTGCGCCACCAGCAGCTACAGGAAGACCACGTACAGCAATATTTGCGTTACCTTCACCACCAGACGATTCAGAACGAATACCAGGGATTGATCTAAAGGCTTCGGCTGAACTTCTCGGCGTTGTTACTTCTATTTGGTCAGCAGATAAGCTACTTACTGAGACACTTGATGCCATAACTGTAGAGCCTTTACCTGCAGCACCCGTAACAACTATTCGTTCAAAATCTAAGCCTTTTTTTTCTACTGCGGCTTCATCGGTTATTTCTGCGGCACTTAAGCTTGAGCATATAGCTAAAGTTAATGTGCTCAATAGTAATTTTTTATATGTGAACTGTTGCATTTGGTCACCCCATGTTGCTTTTATAGTATGTTTTTAATTATTAAAATAGTTATGTTTGATACTGCAATTAACTTAATCGATTAAGTTAATTATTATTTAAAATGTGATTACTTTGCAAGCACTTTTTAAATTTAATTTTTGTATTGTTATTATTTATTGATAACTAAGATGATTTTTAGATAGAACAACTAGCAGCTTTTGTTGGTTTATGAATTGTAGATCAATTTTGAATAGCTATACGTCTTAACTCAGTATTTGCCTGGGGCAGTTTATTCAAATACAGTTCTTTTACTATACAAGCTTATTGATTACTTAAGCTGTTAACGAATAAAGGGCATAAGTAAATTTTCACTTATGCCCTTTATATTATATAACCTTGCTAGCTTAGCTGCGACGCTCAGCTAAATCACATTCAATTTGTGTTAATTGAGCACGGTCAATTTTATAGAAAAGTATCAACACGGCTCCCAACAAAAAGAATACGGCGGGCAATATATTAAACATGTAACGAATACCTTCAATTGATTCAGATGTTTGGGTTTGATTAGCAACAAAACCAAATGCAGCAAGAATAAAACCCGGTAATGCACCACCTACAGCAGAGCCAAACTTCAATGAGAACATAGAAGCTGACACCGTTAAACCTGCACTATTGTTACCTGTATTCCACTCTCCGTACTCTACACAATCGGTATACATGGTGAATAACAAGGTGATTGCAATACCAAAGGTAATAATCCCTAGGGTGTGAACTATAGTTGTAAGTGCGACATTATCTGGGGAGATAGTAAAGCCAAAAAACAATAATATTGCATGGGAAAAATTAGTAACAAACATTAATTTATGTTTCTCAAAGCGTGCGACCAGCATAGGGGTAATCAGCGCACCAAATAGCTGCCCTAGTAAACCACATGAAATAATAAATGTGGTTTGATCCATCCACAAAAACACATTACTTCCGTCGTCATTCATATAGTATTTGGTGTAATAAGCGATTGACGCAAAACGTGCAACCAAGCCAACAACAACAAAAACCCCAGTACCAACCAGTATCAACCAAGACTTGTTCTTTAATAAAGTTGATATATCATCTTTGATACTAGCCTCATGCTTTTTAGGCATTACTCTTTCTCTGGTAACTGCAAAGGTATACCAAAAAACGGCGACGGAAAGCACTGCAAATAAAATGATAGTTAAGCGAAAACCAAGTAGCTCATCGCCACCACCTAAAAACTCAACTAAAGGCTTAGCGGAAGCCCCAACCACTAGCGAGCCTATTGAGGCAAAAATAAATCTAAATTGTGCCGCTTTAGTCCGTTCGCCTGATTCAGGATGAATAACCGCCATGAGCCCTGAATAAGGAACATTAATCGCGGTATAGGCCAACATCACCAATGAATAAGATACGTAAGCAAAAATTAATTTACCGGTGTCACCAAATTCAGGCCCTAAGAATAAAAGGTAACCAAGCAATGCATAAGGAATTGCCATCCAAAGCAAGTAAGGGCGGTACTTACCCCACTTAGTGGTTGTGCGATCAGCAAGTAAGCCCATTGCAGGATCACTAATGGCATCAATTACTTTTGTCACTAATAACATGGTTGCTGCCGCAGCAGCAGAAATACCGTACACATCCGTGTAATAATAAAGCAGGAACAGCGCAAAGAACCCCATATAGAAGTTTGAAGCCATATCTCCCATGCCATAACCTACCTTTTCTTTAAAAGATAATGGCTCCGTATTAAATTTTGTTGTCATAATTATAATCCCCCAAACTACACTCTTAACACCACACTAAGCAAAGGTTAACAGCACAGTTAACGCTTTGTAGTGTGTATATTTGACCATGCAATACAATTGATTTTTATTGTTGATAGTTTTTAAGCTAACTGAGCCAAAATTATAAAACGCTTTATCAAATAAAGAAGCAAATGCATATAGACTCGCTATATCCTATTGATTTAATAAAGGGCTTTTAGCAAAATAATAGCTAAAAATTAACACCTTACTCAATGCGTATTCTATTCTTATCATCTTAACAACTTAAAAAATAAAAATTATTCTTGATTAAAGTTGCATAGTATATAAACATAAGCCTTAATCGATTAAGATGCAACTTGAAATTAAATGGTAAAGTTATGAAAAATAATGTTCAGCTAATCACCTACATTGATAGGTTAACCGGTTCAGACACTAAAACATTAAACAACATTTTAAATGATCAGCTAGCAGATTTATTCTCTGGTATTCATTTATTGCCATTTTATTTCCCTATTGACGGAAGTGATGCAGGTTTCGACCCGATAGATCACACCCAAGTTGACAGCCGATTAGGTAATTGGAACGATATAAAAGCATTAGGTGAAGGACATGAATTAATGGCCGACCTTATTGTTAATCACATGTCGGCTAAGTCTAAAGAATTTAAAAGTGTATTACAGCATGGTCAAAAATCTCCGTATTGGGATCTGTTTTTAACAAAAGATAAAGTGTTCCCTGACGGCTTAAGTAAAAGTGAAGCAGACAAAATATACCGCCCTAGGCCTGGCAGTTGCTTTACTAACTTTGCGCTACCTAATAATGAAAGTGCCGATTTTTGGACAACGTTTACTGATAATCAAATAGATATAGACATTACATCAGAGAAAGGTAAAGAATATTTAATTCGTATTTTAAAAACATTTTCTGAAAATAATATTAAAATGATCCGCTTAGATGCGGCAGGTTATGCGCTGAAAAAAGCAGGCACCAGTTGCTTTATGCTAGATGAAACCTTTGAGTTCATTGATGAGCTAAGTAAAGCAGCAAATGATTTAGGTATTGAAACTCTAGTAGAAATTCATTCTTATTATCAAACTCAAATTGAAATTGCACAGCGAGTTGACCGAGTATATGACTTTGCTTTACCGCCTTTAGTGTTACACAGCATTTTTACTAAAGACTTTACTGCACTAGCAAAATGGTTAAATGTTTCACCCAAAAATTGTATTACCGTTTTAGATACACACGATGGCATCGGTATCATTGATGTGGGACCTATGAATGGTAAACCAGGCTTACTCAGTAATCATGAAATTGATAATCTCGTGGAAACTATTCACCTAAACAGCGCTGGTGAGAGCCAAAAAGCAACAGGAGCCGCCGCGAGTAATGTCGATTTATATCAAGTAAATTGTACTTATTACGATGCACTTGGCCAAAGTGATTTTGACTATTTAGTTGCCAGAGCTATTCAGTTTTTTGCACCTGGAACACCGCAGGTATATTACGCAGGTTTGTTGGCTGAGAAAAATGCCATGGACTTATTATCTAATTCGAATGTTGGTAGGGATATTAATCGTCCGTACCTTGATATTACCGATATTGAAGAAGCGCTAAAGAAACCGTTTACCATAGCGATGATCGAACTTATTCAATTACGTAATAATTGTGCAGCTTTTAATGGTGAGTTTTCGATTGTCAGTGAAAAATCCACATTGAAAATGTCGTGGAAATACGAGCAGCAGAACATCACGCTAATGGTTGATTTAGTAGAAAATAACGCACATATTGAAATAAATGAAGATAATAGCTCTCGTACTATCAGCTTAAATAACCTATTGAACTTGTCTTAAGTAATGATGTATTACATATAATGCTAAATAGATATTAATACAGCGTTTTTTATATTTTAAAATCAGTAGTATACTAATCAGTAACTCTATAGTTGCTGATTTTTTATTAAAATAACGGTAAAAGGTAAACATGATTGACAAGAAAGTTTGGACGCTTAAAAGTGTTGCTAAAGAACTGGGTGTATCAAATGCCACCGTTTCAAATGCGTTCAATAGACCTGACCAACTATCCAAAAACAAACGCATTGATATTCTGGAGTCGTGCAAAAAATTAGGATATTCAGGTCCAAATAAAGCAGCCCAATCGTTAAGAAAAGGTCAGTCTAATATTGTGGCTTTAGTGCTGCCTGATAGCCTTGAATATATGGTAACAGACCCTGTAGCAAGTGACTTTGTTAAGGGTGTGTCGTCGGTTTTAGAAAAGAATAAAGTTAACTTACTTTTGTTTTCAGGTATATCAGATAACATTAATTCTGTTGCTGATTTTGTTGATGGCTTTATTTGTTATGGCTCACCTAGAAATCCTGAATTAATAGAACAGCTAAGAGTAACCTCGAAAAAAGTCGTCACTGCCGACTTTGATATAGACCGAAATGCTTCTGTTGGAATAGACAATGAAAAAGCGGCTTATGAGATTGCAAAACTGGCTATTAAATCAACCGATGATGAAGTTGCTATATTAGGCTTAAGGCTACTAGAGTCAGATCTAACTTGTCGTGTATATGAATTACCCACATCTAGTAATGCTATGTGTTCTATCTCTCATCAGCGTTTAAATGGCTACAGACAAGCACTTAAAGATTCGAATGTTAATTTAAGATCAGATCGTGTTTGGAATCTTCCTAAAAGTAATCATCATTTTGCATTAATTGCGGCTAAAGAAGCACTAACATCAATCCCTCGTCCTGATGTTTTACTTTGCATGAGTGATATTATTGCCTTGGCGGCAGTTAAAGAAATTCACGCAATGGGTCTTAAGGTTCCTGAAGATATTAGAGTGGTTGGCTTTGACGGAATTGATGAAGCTTTACGCTCGACACCACCAATAACTACTGTGCATCAAAATAGTGAAGAAAAAGGCATTAAAGCTGCTGAGCTCTTCATTAATAGAGCGACTAACTCAGTTGTGATTTCTTATCATATAGAACATGGAAAGAGTTGCTAACCGGCTATCAAAAACATATCACATTAGCAAACAGCGAAGTGAAAGCACTTCAAGCATTTACCGCTTATGGTGCCACTGCTTTTTGGCGTCATCAAAATTTCAATTATGTAAATGTAGATGAAACAATGAAAGATCACTATCAGGCCATGCAAAACATAGCGATTGATGTGTTAAAAATACCAAGTGACGAATTTAAGAAAGAATTGGCTATTTAATTGAAATAGTTTTAGGTGTAGCAAATAAGTTGACTAAAAGACTATTGCTCGCCTAAATTTAAATTTTCTATATTGATGCTTTAACTCACATTCATAACTTAAATCGAAAAACCATTAACAAATCAATGGCTATAGTTATAACGTTTAATTTTCGTAATGTCGGTGAAAATAACTATTTAGGCAAGTAATAAATGTAGTCGTTTGAGCCTGAAGTCGAATACGTTCTATAGGCTAAATGACTTATTCGCACTAAAAAAGAAAGATACTTTTAGAGGTTTGATGCGCTTTTTATTTTATTCAGCTCTTTATTTACTTTATTAATATTTATCGTTCCCTTTCTAAATGCTAAATACACAGGGAGTTCATAACTCTTAATATGATGAACATCTACCCTAAAATTAGGGTGTTGAGTTTGTAATAAGTATTCAGCTACAGTTTGACTCATAACAATTGCATCGACTCTTTCTTCCACTAGCATTTCAAATAAAATGTCATTTGTCGGGAATTTATGAATAGTTGCCTTATCTAGTTTATGCAAGCTTGGGATATCCAAATGAAAATTTATACCTCGATGTACACCAACTATTTTGTTAGATAAATCTAAATTCATATCTTTATCGCCCTTAGGGGCAAATATTGCAATTTTTGTCACATGTGTAGGTATGCTTGTGTAGTCTAAATATTCCTCCCTATGAGGAAATTTTCCTAATGAAAAAAAACAATCATAATTATTCTGTGGTATTTCTGTTTTTAACCTAGCCCAAGGTAAATTAACAATTTCAATGTCGATTTTAAGACTCTTGGATAGCGACTGAATTATATTTATATCGGAGCCAGTAAATACTTTTTTTGAATTATCGAAAGTAGAATAAGGAGGGTAATGGGTTGTAGCACATATATATTTTTCAGTGCCATTAGCATCAGTCGCTGCTATTAAAAGGTATAGCAAAATCACAGGTAATATAGGATTATTTTTTAACATAGGCTAATAGTGCCAAAAAACTTAATTAATTATATCTTTATTATATAACCAAAATTTGGATTAATACTGGAATTTCTAAAATTTATTAATCTAAATTATAAATAATCGTAACTTTCACTTACTAAACGGCAACCACTATCTTTTAAAGCCCAGATTGCCTATTTATGTCATTTTTCGCTTTCTCGGTTCTTTTGCCGTACCCCTTTGACTTATTTACGACAAGACTTAGCCTATGCTGACTAAGTTCACGGGTACAGTTCCTCTATTTCTTAGCTAAAGGACTAGCAACCAATAAAGCTTAAGCTATTGAAATATAGTACCTTACCTATTTTATATTTGTTTGAACGTTATTGATATCAGACTTTCAATAACGTTTAGCAACTTCAAATCCCTTATTATCTAAACAAAATATTGACAGGGTAGAACGTTTACTCTACCTTTAATGTAGAATAAACATTCTACCTATAGAGTCCTAATGCTTAGAGAACAAATTACTGTCAGTCTTGAAAACTCGTTTAGCCAATATGGTTTTGCTGAACCAAGCGTTGCTCAACTGAAAAATGCATGCAAGGTCAGCTTACGAACGCTATACAAGCACTACCCATCTAAAGAAGCGATGATCGTAGGTGCGTTAGAATATCGTCATCAAAGGTACCTTACTTTTCTACTTAACGACTCACCTGCTCGTGGTATTGAGTCAGTTTTACATATTTTTAATAAGCTTGAACTATGGATGAATGAATTTGCACCACATGGTTGCTTGTCAATGAATGCTATTGCTGCCTTTCCAGATAACGATCTTATAAATAAAGCAGTTAAAAAGCACAAAGAAGATGTTCTTCAGTTTCTAGGCCAACAAAGTAAAAGAAACGATCTTGCGATGGTTATTTTTTTACTTCATGAAGGGGTATCAAGCGCATGGCCAGTGCTAGGACGAAAAGCTGTTACATCTGCACAAAACACGCTATTACAACTTTTAAAGGAGGATAAATAATGACTATAATTCCTAAGAGAATG
The Colwellia sp. Arc7-D genome window above contains:
- a CDS encoding LacI family DNA-binding transcriptional regulator, translated to MIDKKVWTLKSVAKELGVSNATVSNAFNRPDQLSKNKRIDILESCKKLGYSGPNKAAQSLRKGQSNIVALVLPDSLEYMVTDPVASDFVKGVSSVLEKNKVNLLLFSGISDNINSVADFVDGFICYGSPRNPELIEQLRVTSKKVVTADFDIDRNASVGIDNEKAAYEIAKLAIKSTDDEVAILGLRLLESDLTCRVYELPTSSNAMCSISHQRLNGYRQALKDSNVNLRSDRVWNLPKSNHHFALIAAKEALTSIPRPDVLLCMSDIIALAAVKEIHAMGLKVPEDIRVVGFDGIDEALRSTPPITTVHQNSEEKGIKAAELFINRATNSVVISYHIEHGKSC
- a CDS encoding transporter substrate-binding domain-containing protein: MLKNNPILPVILLYLLIAATDANGTEKYICATTHYPPYSTFDNSKKVFTGSDINIIQSLSKSLKIDIEIVNLPWARLKTEIPQNNYDCFFSLGKFPHREEYLDYTSIPTHVTKIAIFAPKGDKDMNLDLSNKIVGVHRGINFHLDIPSLHKLDKATIHKFPTNDILFEMLVEERVDAIVMSQTVAEYLLQTQHPNFRVDVHHIKSYELPVYLAFRKGTININKVNKELNKIKSASNL
- a CDS encoding TonB-dependent receptor, yielding MQQFTYKKLLLSTLTLAICSSLSAAEITDEAAVEKKGLDFERIVVTGAAGKGSTVMASSVSVSSLSADQIEVTTPRSSAEAFRSIPGIRSESSGGEGNANIAVRGLPVAAGGAKFLQLQEDGLPILQFGDIAFGNADIFLRLDSTMSSIESIRGGSASTLATNAPGGIINIISKTGESDSGSVATTIGLDYDHTRTDFEFGGELNDSMYFHLGGFYRQGEGPREAGYTGNKGGQIKANITKEFDKGYVRLYYKYLDDKTIAYLPMPASSNGKSVGSFDPSSDTPHSAYFTSILSTDGNGNLRRADMRDGMNPTVDSVGLEAVFDLGNDWSIENRFRTSSTKGSFTSPFPESIQDSQTLADSLAGTGAQLTYANGPQQGSAYTGANLMRIHTFDVEMSNLDFMVNDLKILKTIGDTNITFGYYKSLQNIEQSWLWNSYLSEVKGDNAALVNVAAADGTSFSDSGLIAYGVPAWGNCCTRNYDLQYDVTAPYIAINSVFGDFTIDASVRHDSGEATGTYAGAVQSEIDMNRDGEISVPEMSVSSVNNSAPSIVNYDWSYTSYSIGANYIVNDDLAVFGRLSHGGTANADRLAFGKIAADGSVADEDAVDEVDQFEAGIKFRQDKLSVFATAFFAETQEQNFEATSQKFFDRVYESYGLELESAYYIGDFDIRGNVTWTDAEITKDGVNSASVGNTPRRQADFVYSLTTRYNFEQGSAGLSLIGTSEAYAQDGGDQSADDILKFDGYTQVNAFAQYYLSDTFSIALNVNNLFDTTGITEAEEGNIPANDIIRARTINGRTSSITLKYDF
- a CDS encoding DUF1328 domain-containing protein; translated protein: MLNWALTFLVVAIVAAIFGFGGIAGTAAGIAKIIFFIFVVLLVISLIANAIRGKSPKI
- the gtfA gene encoding sucrose phosphorylase, giving the protein MKNNVQLITYIDRLTGSDTKTLNNILNDQLADLFSGIHLLPFYFPIDGSDAGFDPIDHTQVDSRLGNWNDIKALGEGHELMADLIVNHMSAKSKEFKSVLQHGQKSPYWDLFLTKDKVFPDGLSKSEADKIYRPRPGSCFTNFALPNNESADFWTTFTDNQIDIDITSEKGKEYLIRILKTFSENNIKMIRLDAAGYALKKAGTSCFMLDETFEFIDELSKAANDLGIETLVEIHSYYQTQIEIAQRVDRVYDFALPPLVLHSIFTKDFTALAKWLNVSPKNCITVLDTHDGIGIIDVGPMNGKPGLLSNHEIDNLVETIHLNSAGESQKATGAAASNVDLYQVNCTYYDALGQSDFDYLVARAIQFFAPGTPQVYYAGLLAEKNAMDLLSNSNVGRDINRPYLDITDIEEALKKPFTIAMIELIQLRNNCAAFNGEFSIVSEKSTLKMSWKYEQQNITLMVDLVENNAHIEINEDNSSRTISLNNLLNLS
- a CDS encoding MFS transporter, which produces MTTKFNTEPLSFKEKVGYGMGDMASNFYMGFFALFLLYYYTDVYGISAAAAATMLLVTKVIDAISDPAMGLLADRTTTKWGKYRPYLLWMAIPYALLGYLLFLGPEFGDTGKLIFAYVSYSLVMLAYTAINVPYSGLMAVIHPESGERTKAAQFRFIFASIGSLVVGASAKPLVEFLGGGDELLGFRLTIILFAVLSVAVFWYTFAVTRERVMPKKHEASIKDDISTLLKNKSWLILVGTGVFVVVGLVARFASIAYYTKYYMNDDGSNVFLWMDQTTFIISCGLLGQLFGALITPMLVARFEKHKLMFVTNFSHAILLFFGFTISPDNVALTTIVHTLGIITFGIAITLLFTMYTDCVEYGEWNTGNNSAGLTVSASMFSLKFGSAVGGALPGFILAAFGFVANQTQTSESIEGIRYMFNILPAVFFLLGAVLILFYKIDRAQLTQIECDLAERRS